One Haladaptatus sp. R4 DNA window includes the following coding sequences:
- a CDS encoding DNA-3-methyladenine glycosylase, which yields MNDDALSTLREDPVMAELLDRHDPYSEANWSEYERLCISIINQQLSTASAAAVKERVFSLLGDVTPQTVLAADDDDLRDAGLSRTKVEYLKNAARAFQRNDLTKEGLSEHSNEEVVDALTEIKGVGEWTARMYLLFVLEREDILPLGDLAVRRGIQQLYGNGTELTREEMREIGEQWRPYRSVATRYIWAEYESE from the coding sequence ATGAACGACGACGCACTATCTACACTTCGGGAGGACCCCGTGATGGCCGAGTTGCTCGACAGACACGACCCGTACTCGGAAGCGAACTGGTCGGAGTACGAACGGCTCTGTATCTCGATAATCAACCAACAGCTCTCGACGGCGAGCGCGGCGGCGGTCAAAGAGCGCGTCTTCTCCCTGCTCGGGGACGTGACGCCACAAACCGTGCTGGCCGCGGACGACGACGACCTCCGGGACGCGGGTCTCTCGCGCACGAAAGTCGAATACCTGAAGAACGCGGCCCGCGCGTTCCAGCGGAACGATCTCACCAAGGAGGGACTCTCCGAGCATTCGAACGAGGAAGTCGTGGACGCGCTGACCGAGATAAAGGGTGTCGGCGAGTGGACCGCCAGAATGTATCTGCTGTTCGTGCTGGAACGGGAGGACATCCTCCCGCTCGGTGACCTGGCGGTACGCCGCGGCATCCAGCAGTTGTACGGAAACGGGACGGAGTTGACGCGCGAGGAGATGCGTGAAATCGGCGAGCAGTGGCGACCCTACCGTTCGGTCGCGACGCGATACATCTGGGCCGAGTACGAATCGGAGTGA
- a CDS encoding S8 family serine peptidase, translated as MPRKPTRRSFLKGAGVALGGLTLTVPTVSAESTSDRYIVDLRNGSADVLDGLEVVHDLSQIGIAVVKGDESEVAGTRYSKDVKMEFNRVEAEHHERSNHHPHDTRYDLQWDKQAQNVLQVHRRTRGEGTRVSVIDSGALETHPDLKHALNTDLSKNFTGDGGDFNPLISDHGTHVSGIIAADGSNEDGVIGTAPDTDLVALRVFTGPFATFGDIVAAMVYSADIESDVANMSLGAYPLPDDSDTELLEESIERASSHANEKGTLLVAAAGNDSVNLDTDGDVISLPNEADNVMSISATGPIGFLWDDEKKDEDEDEDHHGHHWHHDHHHYKRALHHLRKPTWEPAYYTNYGAEAIDISAPGGNLDQDAPEDANAQYDMVLSTVFDWGDEDDDADMVPAYGWKAGTSMATPQVVGAAALIKSVNPDATPGEVRQHLENTARDLDDPTYHGEGHLDTRRAVWRPIRSHHHGHGHDDDHDHGHDDDHGHGHDD; from the coding sequence ATGCCACGAAAACCGACGCGCCGTTCGTTTTTGAAGGGCGCAGGGGTTGCGCTGGGTGGATTGACACTGACCGTCCCGACCGTTTCCGCGGAATCGACTTCGGACCGATACATCGTCGATCTGCGTAATGGCTCGGCCGACGTCCTCGACGGCCTCGAAGTCGTCCACGATCTCAGCCAAATCGGCATCGCCGTGGTCAAAGGTGACGAGAGCGAGGTCGCGGGAACGCGGTACTCCAAGGACGTGAAGATGGAGTTCAACCGAGTCGAGGCCGAACACCACGAACGTTCGAACCATCACCCACACGACACGCGTTACGACCTGCAGTGGGACAAACAGGCACAGAACGTGCTCCAAGTCCACCGAAGGACGCGCGGCGAAGGGACCCGCGTGTCCGTCATCGATTCCGGGGCGCTCGAAACCCATCCGGATTTGAAACACGCGCTCAACACCGACCTCTCGAAGAACTTCACCGGGGACGGCGGGGACTTCAACCCCCTCATCAGCGATCACGGGACCCACGTCTCGGGCATCATCGCCGCCGACGGATCGAACGAAGACGGCGTCATCGGAACCGCACCCGACACGGACCTCGTCGCGCTTCGAGTCTTTACCGGACCGTTCGCGACGTTCGGGGACATCGTCGCGGCGATGGTGTACAGCGCGGACATCGAATCCGACGTGGCGAACATGAGTCTCGGCGCGTATCCGCTGCCGGACGATTCGGATACGGAACTGTTGGAGGAGTCCATCGAGCGGGCGTCCTCGCACGCGAACGAGAAGGGCACGCTCCTCGTCGCGGCCGCGGGCAACGACAGCGTGAACCTCGATACCGACGGCGACGTCATCAGCCTCCCGAACGAGGCCGACAACGTCATGAGCATCAGCGCCACCGGTCCCATCGGCTTTCTCTGGGACGACGAGAAGAAGGACGAGGACGAAGACGAAGACCACCACGGTCACCACTGGCACCACGACCATCACCACTACAAGCGGGCGCTCCACCACCTCCGAAAGCCGACGTGGGAACCGGCGTACTACACCAACTACGGCGCGGAAGCCATCGACATCAGCGCACCCGGCGGAAACCTCGATCAAGACGCCCCGGAGGACGCGAACGCACAGTACGACATGGTGCTGAGCACGGTGTTCGACTGGGGCGACGAGGACGACGACGCGGACATGGTTCCCGCGTACGGTTGGAAAGCGGGCACGAGCATGGCGACGCCGCAGGTCGTCGGTGCTGCCGCACTGATCAAAAGCGTCAACCCGGACGCGACGCCGGGCGAGGTTCGCCAGCACCTCGAAAACACCGCGCGCGACCTCGACGACCCGACCTATCACGGCGAAGGACATCTCGATACCCGACGTGCCGTCTGGCGACCGATCCGGAGTCACCATCACGGACACGGCCACGATGACGACCACGACCATGGCCACGATGACGACCACGGCCACGGACACGACGACTGA
- a CDS encoding S8 family serine peptidase — MSQKPTRRSFLKGAGVALAGLTMTMPTVSASPSEDRYIVDLRSTSDSDLAGLDIVHRLDQIDIAVVKGTDEKVSGTRYSKDVDMAVTFPEMEHHGHHHDRHHWMQDPLYKYQWDKQAQRIPQVHRKTRGEGTRVSVIDSGAYEDHPDLKHALNTDLSKNFTDDGGDFNPVESDHGTHCSGIIAADDRNGKGVTGTAPETDLVALRVFSGPEATFGDVVAAMVYSADIGSDVANMSLGAYPLPDDSDTAVLKDSVERASSYANEKGTLMVAAAGNDSSNLDADGEVISLPNEADNVMSISATGPIGYRWDDENPEDENYHAALRHLRKPTYEPAFYTNYGADAVDISAPGGNADQSQIGTDSKWYYDLVLSTIFTEEDGERVPDYGWMAGTSMASPQVTAVAALVKSVNPDATPGEVRQHLEDTARDLDNPTYHGEGHLDTARAVWKEIGDDRWGHHGHDHDDHDHDHGHDHDHDYGHGHDHGYGHDD; from the coding sequence ATGTCACAAAAACCAACGAGACGTTCATTTTTGAAAGGTGCAGGGGTGGCACTTGCTGGACTGACGATGACGATGCCGACGGTCTCCGCGAGTCCGTCGGAGGACCGCTATATCGTCGATCTTCGGTCCACATCGGACAGCGACCTGGCAGGGCTCGACATCGTCCACCGTCTCGATCAAATCGACATCGCGGTCGTCAAGGGGACTGACGAAAAGGTGAGTGGAACGCGGTACTCGAAGGACGTCGACATGGCGGTGACGTTCCCGGAGATGGAACATCACGGGCACCACCACGACCGGCACCATTGGATGCAGGACCCGCTCTACAAGTACCAGTGGGACAAGCAGGCACAACGCATCCCGCAAGTTCACCGGAAGACGCGCGGCGAAGGGACCCGCGTGTCCGTCATCGATTCGGGAGCGTACGAGGACCATCCGGATTTGAAACACGCGCTCAACACTGACCTCTCGAAGAACTTCACCGACGACGGCGGGGACTTCAACCCAGTCGAGAGCGACCACGGAACGCACTGTTCCGGTATCATCGCCGCAGACGACAGGAACGGGAAAGGCGTGACCGGCACCGCGCCCGAAACGGACCTCGTCGCGCTTCGCGTGTTCTCCGGACCGGAAGCGACGTTCGGTGACGTCGTCGCGGCGATGGTGTACAGCGCGGACATCGGATCGGACGTGGCGAACATGAGTCTCGGTGCGTACCCGCTGCCGGACGATTCGGACACCGCCGTTCTCAAGGACTCCGTCGAACGCGCGTCCTCGTACGCGAACGAGAAGGGTACGCTCATGGTCGCGGCGGCGGGCAACGATTCGTCCAACCTCGACGCCGACGGCGAGGTCATCAGCCTCCCGAACGAGGCCGACAACGTCATGAGCATCAGCGCCACCGGCCCCATCGGCTACCGTTGGGACGACGAGAATCCGGAGGACGAAAACTACCACGCGGCGCTTCGTCACCTCCGAAAGCCGACGTACGAACCGGCGTTTTACACGAACTACGGCGCGGATGCGGTCGACATCAGCGCACCCGGTGGAAACGCCGACCAGAGCCAGATCGGTACCGACTCGAAGTGGTACTACGACCTCGTTCTGAGCACAATTTTCACCGAGGAGGACGGCGAGCGAGTACCGGACTACGGGTGGATGGCGGGAACGAGCATGGCGTCACCGCAAGTGACGGCCGTCGCCGCACTGGTCAAGAGCGTCAACCCGGACGCGACGCCGGGCGAGGTTCGCCAGCACCTCGAAGACACGGCACGTGATCTCGACAACCCGACCTATCACGGGGAGGGTCACCTCGACACCGCGCGGGCCGTCTGGAAGGAAATCGGGGACGACCGTTGGGGTCATCACGGCCACGATCACGACGATCACGATCACGATCACGGACATGACCACGATCACGACTACGGCCACGGACACGACCACGGATACGGTCACGACGACTGA
- a CDS encoding 3-hydroxyacyl-CoA dehydrogenase, with protein MELEDINTIAVLGAGNMGHGIAEVAALAGFDVNLRDIKEEFVQNGYEGIEWSLGKLAENDQISEADADAALDRVTPLVDFEEAVSDADFVIEAVPEKMEIKKDVYGELEEYAPDHTIFATNTSSLSITELSEVTERPEQFCGMHFFNPPVRMQLVEVITGAHTNEDVLDVTEELAEEMGKSPVRVRKDSPGFIVNRVLVPLMNEAAWIVESGDATIEEVDSATKFDMGLPMGSFELADQVGIDVGYHVLEYMHEVLGDAYEPCPLLAEKVEEGNLGKKTGTGFYDYEDGGVDIPTDAGNEDVILRLQAVMANEVGKLVGNDVAPAGEIDEAVMLGAGFPEGPARMADDAGLSTLLETLESLHEETGSERYEPADYLEDAPRSAASPTRKMTKASSSRPSASRSPVRWSDKSSSTAHTA; from the coding sequence ATGGAGCTCGAAGATATCAACACCATAGCGGTTCTCGGCGCAGGCAACATGGGCCACGGAATCGCTGAAGTCGCGGCGCTCGCGGGATTCGACGTGAACCTGCGGGATATCAAAGAGGAGTTCGTCCAGAACGGCTACGAGGGAATCGAGTGGAGCCTCGGAAAACTGGCCGAAAACGACCAGATCAGCGAGGCTGACGCCGACGCCGCGCTGGACCGCGTAACGCCGCTCGTGGACTTCGAGGAGGCCGTCTCGGACGCCGACTTCGTCATCGAAGCCGTCCCCGAGAAGATGGAGATCAAAAAGGACGTGTACGGGGAACTGGAGGAGTACGCCCCCGACCACACGATTTTCGCCACCAACACGTCCAGTCTCTCGATCACCGAACTCTCCGAGGTGACCGAGCGCCCCGAACAGTTCTGCGGGATGCACTTTTTCAACCCGCCGGTTCGGATGCAACTCGTCGAAGTCATCACGGGTGCCCACACGAACGAGGACGTTCTCGACGTCACCGAGGAGTTGGCCGAGGAGATGGGCAAATCCCCCGTCCGCGTGCGCAAGGACAGCCCCGGGTTCATCGTCAACCGCGTGCTCGTCCCCCTGATGAACGAGGCCGCGTGGATCGTCGAATCCGGCGACGCCACCATCGAGGAAGTGGACAGCGCGACGAAGTTCGACATGGGCCTGCCGATGGGCAGTTTCGAACTCGCGGACCAGGTCGGCATCGACGTCGGCTATCACGTCCTCGAATATATGCACGAGGTGCTCGGTGACGCCTACGAACCGTGCCCGCTGCTCGCCGAAAAGGTCGAGGAGGGGAACCTCGGCAAGAAAACCGGAACGGGATTCTACGACTACGAGGACGGCGGTGTCGATATCCCGACCGACGCCGGAAACGAGGATGTCATCCTCCGCCTGCAAGCCGTGATGGCGAACGAGGTCGGCAAACTCGTCGGCAACGACGTCGCGCCCGCCGGAGAAATCGATGAGGCGGTCATGCTCGGCGCTGGCTTCCCCGAAGGACCGGCCCGGATGGCGGACGACGCCGGACTGTCGACGTTGCTGGAAACGCTCGAATCCCTCCACGAGGAGACGGGTTCGGAACGCTACGAACCCGCGGACTATCTCGAAGACGCGCCGAGGTCGGCGGCTTCGCCGACCCGGAAGATGACGAAGGCATCGAGTTCGAGGCCATCCGCATCGAGAAGCCCGGTGAGATGGTCGGACAAATCGTCCTCGACCGCCCACACCGCATGA
- a CDS encoding HalOD1 output domain-containing protein → MTTAGDSSFDAGSTLLSTAAMGREGDFDCVHRLSGDGASDRNVLIVTYNRSPEVVLQQWRSRIGDEPTELGIIAIGAGNARTGTHRLEPHGDQNSVSLSNPASLGRLETTIRLYLDEWSANDHPTVLCFDSVSTLLRHVDRTTAFRFLATLTDHLRQLDVVAHFHIVPDAHDGSTVAMLRSLFDVVHGYEGTEPAVSADVLLALLGSPRRRRVCRYLCEVSDSATVSGIARQIAMWEGSGVPSENERERVHVTLWHVHLPELAEVGVLELDGNVVSSLIDRDVLERYVQLTADDSPTELFPSLSDSERIRTNDPPEDESDEAYWTVYGTAHDSIVVTLARALANVRDVPPTELQPVLSDVIDIDALQRLAEHEDISVYATFQYEGYEVVVDSGEIKLYDSR, encoded by the coding sequence ATGACTACAGCAGGTGATTCATCATTCGACGCGGGAAGCACGCTTCTCTCGACAGCAGCGATGGGGAGGGAGGGCGATTTCGACTGTGTGCATCGATTGTCTGGCGATGGGGCGAGCGACCGAAACGTCCTCATCGTAACCTACAATCGATCACCGGAAGTCGTGTTACAGCAGTGGCGATCGCGAATCGGCGACGAACCGACGGAACTCGGAATCATCGCCATCGGTGCTGGCAACGCACGAACCGGGACACACCGACTCGAACCACACGGCGATCAGAACTCCGTCTCGTTGTCGAACCCCGCGAGCCTCGGCCGACTCGAAACCACGATTCGACTGTATCTCGACGAATGGTCGGCGAACGACCATCCGACGGTGCTCTGTTTCGACTCCGTCTCGACGCTCCTCCGCCACGTCGACCGAACGACCGCGTTTCGATTTCTCGCTACCCTCACCGACCACCTCCGGCAGCTCGACGTCGTGGCACATTTCCATATCGTCCCGGACGCGCACGACGGTTCGACCGTCGCCATGCTCCGTTCGCTGTTCGATGTCGTGCACGGCTACGAAGGGACCGAACCGGCGGTCTCGGCCGACGTTCTCCTCGCGCTGCTCGGTTCCCCTCGCCGACGACGCGTTTGTCGATACCTCTGTGAGGTCAGCGACTCGGCGACCGTCTCCGGAATCGCACGACAGATAGCGATGTGGGAGGGGTCGGGAGTACCGAGCGAGAACGAACGCGAACGCGTCCACGTCACGTTGTGGCACGTCCATCTACCGGAGTTAGCCGAGGTCGGCGTTCTCGAACTCGACGGGAACGTCGTCTCCTCGCTCATCGATCGGGATGTGCTCGAACGATACGTGCAACTGACGGCGGACGACTCGCCCACTGAACTGTTCCCGAGCCTCTCCGACAGCGAGCGAATTCGAACGAACGATCCACCCGAAGACGAGTCCGACGAAGCGTACTGGACGGTGTACGGCACCGCACACGATTCGATCGTCGTGACGTTGGCACGGGCGTTGGCGAACGTGCGAGACGTCCCGCCGACGGAATTACAACCGGTCCTCTCGGACGTCATCGACATCGACGCGCTCCAACGGCTCGCCGAGCACGAGGATATCTCCGTCTACGCGACGTTTCAGTACGAAGGATACGAGGTGGTGGTCGATAGCGGTGAGATCAAACTGTACGACTCACGCTAG
- a CDS encoding SpoVR family protein yields the protein MNERIETQRKAEELQEPVVEARNLARKLGLDPYPVKYWIVDYDEMNELIAYDGFQERYPHWRWGMKYDRQQKQGQYGGGKAFEIVINDDPAHAFLQQSNSLSDQKAVITHVEAHSDFFANNRWYRMFADELDAAALLSRHADRVRRIMADPEIDREEVEKWIDNVLCLQDNIDQHQAFKHQHRVQEDEGHEPDEISDQLAEMNLSDEVRQEVFDDEWLEAQQEKQSGALEEPEKDLLAYLRDHGSAYDPEEGKAAEMEEWQREVLEMLRTESYYFAAQKTTKVMNEGWAAYWESMMMGEEGFAGSDEFIEYADHQARVLGSPGLNPYKLGKQLWEYIENTENRREVVREILRVKGITWRNFHDVVDFEQVNELLEPDPALETVTSETLSEVESLPAEKIDTEALEQAKAGDIDVDAHPWKVLSYEGLAERHFSLCKLQNRGFLEAIPQADLEQYARYMMDDERYGSIEEALADVEYTVGWDRMYEVRSSHNDVTFLDGFLTKEFVTDNEYFTYEFSRTTGDYRVTSTEYEDVKKKLMLQFTNFGKPTMAVYDGNFDNKSELLLGHHYNGVMLDLEQATRTLERIYELWGHPVNLKTIVKEIDERDAEIARRRDREPEPEEQGKLIRYDGDEFEMRDLPWSAVEDIAATEVDYNTKPDEWLA from the coding sequence ATGAACGAGCGAATCGAAACCCAACGGAAGGCCGAAGAGTTGCAGGAGCCAGTCGTGGAGGCCCGAAACCTCGCGCGGAAACTCGGTCTCGACCCGTATCCGGTCAAGTACTGGATCGTCGACTACGACGAGATGAACGAACTCATCGCCTACGACGGGTTTCAGGAGCGGTACCCGCACTGGCGCTGGGGGATGAAGTACGACCGCCAGCAGAAACAGGGCCAGTACGGCGGCGGCAAGGCGTTCGAGATCGTCATCAACGACGATCCGGCCCACGCCTTCCTCCAACAGTCAAACAGCCTGTCCGACCAGAAGGCGGTCATCACGCACGTCGAGGCCCACTCGGACTTCTTCGCCAACAACCGCTGGTACCGGATGTTCGCGGACGAACTCGACGCGGCGGCGCTCCTCTCGCGCCACGCCGACAGGGTCCGGCGCATCATGGCCGACCCGGAAATCGACCGCGAAGAGGTCGAAAAGTGGATCGACAACGTGCTCTGTCTGCAGGACAACATCGATCAGCATCAGGCGTTCAAGCACCAGCATCGGGTTCAGGAGGACGAGGGCCACGAACCCGACGAAATCTCGGACCAACTCGCCGAGATGAACCTCAGCGACGAGGTTCGTCAGGAGGTGTTCGACGACGAATGGCTCGAAGCCCAGCAGGAAAAACAATCGGGAGCGCTCGAAGAACCCGAAAAGGACCTCCTCGCGTATCTCCGTGACCACGGGAGTGCCTACGACCCCGAGGAGGGCAAAGCCGCCGAGATGGAGGAGTGGCAACGGGAAGTGCTGGAGATGCTCCGCACGGAATCGTACTACTTCGCCGCCCAGAAGACGACGAAGGTGATGAACGAAGGGTGGGCCGCGTACTGGGAGTCGATGATGATGGGCGAGGAGGGCTTCGCGGGGTCCGACGAGTTCATCGAATACGCGGACCATCAAGCGCGCGTTCTCGGGTCGCCGGGACTGAACCCGTACAAACTCGGCAAGCAACTGTGGGAGTACATCGAGAACACCGAAAACCGTCGCGAAGTCGTGCGTGAAATCCTTCGCGTGAAGGGCATCACGTGGCGGAACTTCCACGACGTGGTCGATTTCGAGCAGGTCAACGAACTGCTCGAACCCGATCCAGCACTGGAAACGGTGACGTCCGAGACGCTGTCGGAGGTCGAATCGCTCCCGGCGGAAAAGATCGACACCGAAGCGCTGGAGCAGGCGAAGGCTGGCGATATCGATGTCGATGCCCATCCGTGGAAGGTGCTCTCGTACGAGGGGTTGGCGGAACGCCACTTCTCGCTCTGTAAGCTCCAGAATAGGGGATTCCTCGAAGCAATCCCGCAGGCGGACTTGGAACAGTACGCCCGATACATGATGGACGACGAGCGGTACGGGAGCATCGAGGAAGCGCTCGCCGACGTGGAGTACACCGTCGGTTGGGACCGGATGTACGAGGTGCGATCGAGTCACAACGACGTGACGTTCCTGGACGGCTTCCTGACGAAGGAGTTCGTCACCGACAACGAGTACTTCACCTACGAGTTCAGCCGAACGACCGGCGATTACCGGGTGACGAGCACGGAGTACGAGGACGTGAAGAAGAAGCTAATGCTTCAGTTCACGAACTTCGGCAAGCCGACGATGGCCGTCTACGACGGTAACTTCGACAACAAGAGCGAACTCCTGCTCGGTCACCACTACAACGGCGTCATGCTCGACCTCGAACAGGCCACGCGGACGCTCGAACGGATCTACGAACTCTGGGGCCATCCGGTGAACCTCAAGACTATCGTGAAGGAAATCGACGAACGCGACGCCGAAATCGCACGACGGCGGGACCGCGAGCCGGAACCCGAAGAGCAGGGAAAACTCATCCGCTACGACGGAGACGAGTTCGAGATGCGCGACCTGCCGTGGAGCGCGGTCGAGGACATCGCGGCGACTGAGGTCGATTACAACACGAAACCGGACGAGTGGCTAGCGTGA
- a CDS encoding YeaH/YhbH family protein, translating to MGLRDDLERYREVGEDRREDLAEFIQYGDLGQSLPDEIHIPIKIVDLPEFRYDQRDRGGVGQGQPDVGDPVGQPQPQPGDDGEEDGDPGDESDEHGYYEMDPEEFAEELDDELGLELEPKGKEVIEEIEGDFTDVTKTGPDSTLDFERMFKEGLKRKLAMDFDPDYIREAMGVEGWGPDEVFRWARGNNLTVSKRWVEENYEALSADERTKWSSIEEMESKVEPTSTAQKIRDHGVKNIPFRREDERYRYPEIIEEREKNVVVVNIRDVSGSMREKKRELVERTFTPLDWYLTGKYDTAEFVYIAHDAEAWRVERDEFFGIRSGGGTKISSAYELAGRILEEEYPWADWNRYVFAAGDSENSRNDTEENVIPRMEEIPANLHAYVETQPEGKAINATHAEEVERHFGDSENVAVSYVNGPEDVTTAIYEILSTEAS from the coding sequence ATGGGATTGAGAGACGACCTCGAACGATACCGTGAAGTCGGCGAGGACCGCCGTGAGGACCTCGCCGAGTTCATCCAGTACGGTGACCTCGGCCAGAGTCTCCCCGACGAGATTCACATCCCCATCAAGATCGTGGACCTCCCGGAGTTCCGCTACGACCAACGCGACCGGGGCGGTGTCGGCCAAGGGCAACCCGACGTGGGCGACCCCGTCGGTCAGCCACAGCCACAACCCGGCGACGACGGCGAGGAGGACGGAGACCCCGGCGACGAGTCGGACGAACACGGCTACTACGAGATGGATCCGGAGGAGTTCGCCGAGGAGTTGGACGACGAACTCGGCCTCGAACTCGAACCGAAGGGCAAGGAGGTCATCGAGGAAATAGAGGGGGATTTCACCGACGTGACGAAGACCGGCCCCGACAGCACGCTCGACTTCGAGCGCATGTTCAAGGAAGGTCTGAAGCGCAAGCTGGCGATGGACTTCGACCCCGACTACATCCGCGAAGCGATGGGCGTCGAGGGCTGGGGTCCGGACGAGGTGTTCCGGTGGGCACGCGGAAACAACCTCACCGTCTCCAAACGCTGGGTCGAGGAGAACTACGAGGCCCTGTCCGCCGACGAGCGCACGAAGTGGTCGAGCATCGAGGAGATGGAGTCGAAGGTCGAACCGACCAGCACGGCCCAGAAAATCCGCGACCACGGCGTCAAGAACATCCCGTTCCGTCGGGAGGACGAGCGCTACCGCTACCCGGAGATCATCGAGGAGCGCGAGAAGAACGTCGTCGTCGTCAACATCCGCGACGTGTCCGGGTCGATGCGCGAGAAGAAACGCGAACTCGTGGAGCGGACGTTCACGCCGCTCGACTGGTATCTCACCGGGAAGTACGATACCGCCGAGTTCGTTTACATCGCCCACGACGCGGAGGCGTGGCGGGTCGAACGCGACGAGTTCTTCGGCATCCGGTCGGGCGGCGGGACGAAGATTTCGTCAGCCTACGAACTCGCGGGTCGCATCCTCGAAGAGGAGTACCCGTGGGCCGACTGGAACCGCTACGTGTTCGCGGCGGGCGACAGCGAGAACAGCCGGAACGACACCGAGGAGAACGTCATCCCCCGGATGGAGGAGATTCCGGCGAACTTGCACGCCTACGTCGAAACGCAGCCAGAAGGCAAAGCCATCAACGCGACCCACGCCGAGGAGGTCGAGCGCCACTTCGGTGACTCGGAAAACGTCGCCGTCAGCTACGTCAACGGTCCGGAGGACGTGACGACCGCGATTTACGAAATCCTGAGCACGGAGGCATCATGA